The following are from one region of the Streptomyces fradiae genome:
- a CDS encoding family 2B encapsulin nanocompartment shell protein, producing the protein MSVGSVDGEVREGGAPAQQSLGTAAARNLASTTKSAPQMQEITSRWLLRALPWVDVRGGVYRVNRRLSFAVGDGRVTFVQTGGRVAVIPAELGELPALRGFDEPDVLAELAARCVQREYAAGEVIAARGTSTDRVHLLAHGRVERLGEGPYGDETVLGVLADGAYFGEDALAAADASWEWTARAATACTVLELTRADVLALAERAGALAGHLAEFAVLPPHPVNRLGEAAIDLSAGHVGEPVVPHTFVDYELSPREYELSVAQTVLKVHTRVADLYNHPMDQTEHQLRLTVEALRERQEHELVNHREFGLLANCDYGERIQPQDGAPGPDDLDELLSRRRGSKLFLAHPQAIAAFGRELNRRGLVPDTVDVDGTRITTWRGVPLYPCDKIPVTGARTSSIICMRTGESDQGVIGLRQAGLPDEVEPGLSCRFMGIDDQAISSYLVTAYYSAAVLVPDALGVLENVEIARRH; encoded by the coding sequence ATGTCCGTTGGTTCGGTTGACGGCGAGGTGCGCGAGGGCGGGGCGCCCGCGCAGCAGAGTCTCGGCACCGCCGCCGCGCGGAACCTGGCGAGCACCACCAAGTCCGCCCCGCAGATGCAGGAGATCACCTCCCGGTGGCTGCTGCGCGCGCTGCCGTGGGTGGACGTCCGGGGTGGTGTCTACCGGGTGAACCGGAGGCTCAGCTTCGCCGTGGGGGACGGCCGGGTCACCTTCGTGCAGACCGGCGGACGGGTCGCGGTGATCCCGGCCGAGCTGGGCGAGCTCCCCGCCCTGCGCGGCTTCGACGAGCCGGACGTCCTCGCCGAGCTGGCCGCCCGCTGCGTCCAGCGGGAGTACGCGGCGGGCGAGGTCATCGCCGCCCGCGGCACCAGCACCGACCGGGTCCATCTGCTCGCGCACGGCCGGGTCGAGCGGCTCGGCGAGGGGCCGTACGGCGACGAGACCGTCCTCGGCGTCCTCGCCGACGGCGCGTACTTCGGCGAGGACGCGCTGGCCGCCGCCGACGCCTCGTGGGAGTGGACCGCCCGCGCCGCCACCGCCTGTACGGTCCTGGAGCTGACCCGGGCCGATGTGCTCGCCCTCGCCGAGCGGGCCGGCGCGCTGGCCGGACACCTCGCCGAGTTCGCGGTCCTGCCCCCGCACCCCGTCAACCGGCTGGGCGAGGCGGCCATCGACCTCTCCGCCGGCCACGTCGGCGAACCGGTCGTCCCGCACACCTTCGTGGACTACGAGCTCTCCCCGCGCGAGTACGAGCTGAGCGTCGCCCAGACCGTGCTCAAGGTCCACACCCGCGTGGCCGACCTCTACAACCATCCGATGGACCAGACCGAGCACCAGCTGCGTCTGACGGTCGAGGCGCTGCGCGAGCGCCAGGAGCACGAGCTGGTCAACCACCGGGAGTTCGGCCTGCTCGCCAACTGCGACTACGGGGAGCGGATCCAGCCGCAGGACGGCGCGCCCGGCCCCGACGACCTGGACGAGCTGCTGTCCCGGCGGCGCGGCTCCAAGCTGTTCCTGGCCCACCCGCAGGCCATCGCCGCGTTCGGGCGGGAACTCAACCGGCGCGGCCTGGTGCCGGACACGGTCGACGTCGACGGCACGCGGATCACGACCTGGCGCGGGGTTCCGCTCTACCCGTGCGACAAGATCCCGGTCACCGGCGCCCGTACCAGCTCGATCATCTGCATGCGCACGGGCGAGTCCGACCAGGGCGTGATCGGCCTGCGTCAGGCCGGCCTCCCGGACGAGGTCGAACCCGGCCTGTCCTGCCGCTTCATGGGCATCGACGACCAGGCGATCAGCTCCTACCTGGTCACCGCCTACTACTCGGCGGCCGTGCTCGTCCCCGACGCGCTGGGCGTCCTGGAGAACGTCGAGATCGCCCGCCGCCACTGA
- a CDS encoding family 2 encapsulin nanocompartment cargo protein polyprenyl transferase, with protein sequence MTAISATGADAETGAAGTAGGRSAALLLDRTRSVVDPQLRTTVESLPGSIRRIAAYHFGWEEADGSPAGGGQSGKAIRPALVLAATRALGADPAPAVKAAAAVELAHNFTLLHDDIVDEDPTRRHRPTAWKVFGIPDALLAGDAMNALALRLLAEDPHPAAVPGAARLAACVIELCAGQQADCAFEQRDPREVSLDEVVAMATAKTGALLGCSCALGALYAGADEEAVAALDAFGREAGLAFQLIDDLIGIWGDPGRTGKPAGADLVAHKKSLPVVAALTSGTPAGDELAELYARPVLDAAAVRAAADAVERAGGRDWAQSQAAERMARAVEQLQRAVPDLSAAGDLLALAEFVTRRSR encoded by the coding sequence ATGACCGCGATCAGCGCGACCGGCGCGGACGCCGAGACCGGGGCGGCCGGGACCGCCGGGGGACGCAGCGCCGCGCTGCTCCTGGACCGGACGCGCAGCGTCGTCGACCCCCAGCTCCGGACGACCGTCGAGTCCCTGCCCGGCTCCATACGACGCATCGCCGCCTACCACTTCGGCTGGGAGGAGGCCGACGGCTCCCCGGCCGGGGGCGGCCAGAGCGGCAAGGCCATCCGGCCGGCCCTGGTGCTCGCCGCGACCCGCGCGCTCGGCGCGGACCCGGCACCGGCGGTCAAGGCCGCCGCGGCGGTGGAGCTGGCCCACAACTTCACCCTGCTCCACGACGACATCGTCGACGAGGACCCGACCCGCCGTCACCGGCCCACCGCCTGGAAGGTGTTCGGCATCCCGGACGCGCTGCTCGCCGGCGACGCCATGAACGCGCTCGCGCTGCGGCTGCTCGCCGAGGACCCGCACCCGGCCGCCGTCCCCGGCGCGGCCCGGCTCGCCGCCTGTGTGATCGAGCTGTGCGCGGGCCAGCAGGCGGACTGCGCCTTCGAACAGCGCGACCCCCGGGAGGTGTCCCTGGACGAGGTGGTGGCGATGGCCACCGCCAAGACCGGGGCCCTGCTCGGCTGTTCCTGCGCGCTCGGCGCGCTGTACGCGGGGGCGGACGAGGAGGCGGTCGCGGCCCTGGACGCGTTCGGCCGGGAGGCGGGCCTCGCGTTCCAGCTGATCGACGACCTGATCGGGATCTGGGGCGACCCGGGGCGCACCGGCAAGCCGGCCGGCGCCGATCTCGTCGCCCACAAGAAGTCGCTGCCGGTGGTGGCCGCGCTCACCTCCGGGACCCCTGCGGGCGACGAGCTGGCCGAGCTGTACGCCCGCCCGGTCCTGGACGCCGCCGCGGTGCGGGCGGCGGCCGACGCGGTCGAGCGGGCCGGCGGCCGGGACTGGGCGCAGAGCCAGGCGGCCGAGCGGATGGCCCGCGCGGTCGAGCAACTCCAGCGGGCGGTGCCGGACTTGTCGGCGGCGGGGGACCTGCTGGCGCTCGCGGAGTTCGTGACGCGGCGCAGTCGCTGA